The sequence ataatatattaatattagttttaaaggGTTTGACAATTTTATCGTAGTAATATATTGTGAATCGTAGTGGTTGTTGACGTTTACAATAATCACAAAAGATTGTAAAGCACttcaaattgtttaaaaaatttcaaaataaaaaatggggaaattacatgtttaccacttttatggtaccacttttcatttttaccactactaatgagacattttcaaaaatacattcttcattaagtgacaaaagacttttataaccttgttatttatatatataataaattattatttaaataaaaataaaaataaaaataacaataaaaaaaaaaaaaaaaaataaaaaaataaaaaaataaaaaaataaaaaaataaaaaaataaaaaaataaaaaaataaaaaaataaaaattagaaaaattaaaaaaaaaaaaaaaaaaaaataaaaaaaaataaaaaaaaaataaaaaaaaataaaaaataaaaaaaataagaaataaaaaataaaaggtaaatttttttttttgaaacatactttttaaaatttgattttttttttaatttttttcgaatttatttaaaaaaaaaatttcaaatttctttttgaaaaacggaaattgtgtttgaaactatttttaaaaaaaatttatctattttttaagtatttatatatttattagaatcataaatttcacattccaaaaccctaccccacccctcaactctaaaccctaagtctagattagttaaccctaagggtataattgtattttacccttcattaaaagtgagggtaaaagtggttagtgtaaacatgaaaagtgatactatgaatgtggtatttgtggcaatttcccataAAAAATTAGCTTAAGTTAACGTTTgcagttaaaagttaaaagaaattacatataaataataatattttttaatcttttaaatatcagaaagaaatttaaaaccaaaatttataaatacaaaaatacaaaacatttcatattttaatttatatccaCTAAAactatcataatttatattaaaaactataaaccaaaaatattcaCTATAATGTTTTAGACActaatgtatatacatatataaaatatatacatatatataaatcaaacaaaatatattttaaaattttaatataaatattcacAATTTCATTGAAATTATCTTTcatctaataaaaataaaaataaaagtaaaagataaacataagattgttattaattatattaaatgactaattttatatattatcataataatatgattttaacaTTGATAAATTATTAAACTGCTACATTATCTTATATGTAATCAGTcataagtattttaaatatgtactCATTTCTAACTAAGTATCAGTCTTACAAATCGTTTAATAATACTTGAAATAAGATTCAATTACAACCGCACTCATTATTACTGCTGCGCTAAAAGTTAAAACCAATCAGATCCTAAAGTCAAGATCGAGGTTCAATTGGAGTTACAACATACAGTATATTATGTTGTTCGTTTATTTGGAAAGTAATTTTGAATAAGAATCAATTTTAGGTTGGTTGAATACTAAGTTatcaataataaaatgatttattaaaaatattcaatttacaaaaaaaaaattatttaaacaattaagtcaaacaaactaaataaatataatatacttaaaataaaataataaaatattttagactaAAAATGCAAAATTGTATTGAAACTTATACAGATTTAATAATAGATGACTttataataaaactattttatttttaatgttttatcaaggGCATCGTATTAAAAATACTTGACAGTAGTTGTAACGCAGGTAGTACCATGAAGAGGAGGCAGATTGTTTCCGTCTTTAAATTGTTCAACGCATAGCCTCCTAATAAACTACCGCATATTGCACCAACAGTCATAGCACACCCTGAAACGACTGAAGATCACTAAACGAGGCTCTGATAAGCCAATCAAATAGGAAAACTCAACTAGTGAATAAGAATTCAACTACAATCTTCACATACAGTCTTACTTCTCAGCTCTTAGTGCCTCAGCTATCATGGCATCTATGAAAACATCAGCCATGGCTGATCCAACATTCTGAACGCTCAAGAAAAACATCAGATACAGGCTTGAACTACGGGAGGTCTAGCCTAGACCAAGCAAGAGCAATGGGACAAGAGAGAGCACGTGAATCCTGTCTTTGAGCTGGAAACAGCTGTCCACACGAAAGATCTAAAACCCTACATATATGTAAAACCGGTAAATCAACTTGAGTGTCACGCAATGCAGTTTCTATATATAGCTAATACTGAGGAATCAGTTACATTCTCTATTTTGGGTTAACTAGAATCGCCATTTTTCAGATTGAGTTAGAGAGATTGAAGTAGACCTGAGTGAAGTAAATAAGACAAACGAGCCATAGAAACGCGATGCCAAACGCTGATCATATCGCAGCTGCTTAAACCAatgtatcatcttcttcttattGCGAGGAATTCAGACAGAACAGCTTCTTCCGATCATCAATAAATCTCTtcctttcttgtttttttctcgGCAATCTTTAGATCTGCcagatatatacttattataaTATGCTTTTTTTTCCTACCCATTCCGacattcattttctttttctgtCTTGACGATGAGGTTAATTTCAACTTCTTAGAGCACCTCCAATTGGAGGTTCTACTCATTGGAGTTCTAAACTTtcatatatgtgtatgtatgtgtatgcatatattatatatgcgtACGTAATTCTGACTACTCGTGTTCTCGGGAAATATTGTCGGAGTTCATgaagttttcttgtagtgaagagGTACATTCTTTTAATAATGAGTAGATGATACTGAGCATCCAATGACTCTGCAGATAATTTGACAAGTCGAAGCCTATCTACGTACAAGACATTGGCATTCTCTTTACAATTCCGAGTAATCGTTGTCTttttatagaataaaatattgaaGAACCCCATGATTTCAGCTGCATGTATCAAGCTTCTTTCTAGAAAAGAGTTTCACTCACATTTTcatgaaaaaaatatgaaagtggATATGTTTGGGTAGTGTTGAGAATTACACCAGCGGCTTGAGGCAGCTCATGGGGGGAAGGAATTAGAGCTAAGCTATGAGACAATATATATTTGCGTGTAATGTTTGTCTTGGAAAACTACATACAAATGCAAAAAGATCCTTGGCTGTATTGGCTGTTACATACCAATGTGTGCAGAAGCAGTAAGGAGATCACAACAACGGAAAATCTGGgttcttttttcttatatggGAGGCTGTAATTGATTTATGCTAGACAGAAAACAAGCTGACTCTCATGGAAAAAGGACAAATGATTAGGCATCTAGGATCATTTGTACGTGAAGAGCCTTTTGGCCATATGAAAGCACAGGATATATTATCATTTGCAACTGATACAAGTTCAAATGAtgccataaatttttttttttggagaaagtTCAAGTTATATGAACGAGACAGGATGTCAATTAatcatatatactatataaacatttttcataacaagagcacatgtatatataatttacattaagAAAACTTACCGCATTGGGGCTTCGAGGAAGCAAATCTATAGTGAgtgtttccatttttttttttttttttgaacacaaataGTGAGTGTTTCCAAGTTTGGGAAATTAATGAGAAGAAACCTAATTCCATTGAACTATCTCGGATGCAATTCCGTCTTCAGCACtaaatgttttgtttccatGAGCCAAGAAAATGTGGATGCTCAGATCTTAGAATCATCttacataagaaaaaatatttcactaTGTCATTATTTTATTCTGAACAGtcaatatatacaataatttaaCGCTAAAATTTTAGGGTATAGCTCTTTGTTCACTAAGAAATTACTTTAATTAAAACTATGGAAGGAAGTATTGTCTCCTATGTAATGCAAAATATAGGCATTGCTTATTTTATAGATTCTAAAACATATTTGGGTTTTAGGTTTTCAAAAACACTTTTCAAAACTATTCAAGATTCAGATtttggttttacttttttttctaaaacacttTATTAGCCaaccaaatttttattaaatagatTTCCTAAATTTTAGGAAAACTAGTTTCAATTTTGTTTGATCATTTatgaacaaaaaccaaaaatcaacttatgtgatattttaattaaaaacgaattttgtttGTGTTTATAGGAATtgttactttttaaaatataatatttaaaatatatacaaaagtatagaaaatatttaaaaaaaaaattaatcaaaaatattttctatttaacagaaaaaatttcattgttttttttgcttaaaatatcATTTCTACAAAACTCTCAATACTATATTTCGTAAACACtgtgacacacacacacacttaacctaataaatttcaaaaactacTAATATCTAATCTGTTTATACAATGTCTAAATATTCAACATAATTTCTTTTCACTAGGTACATTTACTACCACATGGAAAAgtattcaaaaattttaaagaaccATGAATTAAAATGAACCTACACTGAATGACCTAATGTGTGAAAATGTAATGTTAATCTAAAGACATACCTTGAGTAGAAACGGACAGACCGTTAAGGTCGTAGCAGATCGACCACCATCATCAAGGAGATTATTAAGGAGATGACAAAGCATTCCTCCTTCTGCGGTGTTGGAATCCTTTGATTCATCATTGTTATTGTCCAGTACCTGGAAATCAAATTCAACTTCGTATGATGATATTCATGTTATCGAATTCGAATCGGGAAAGATCTCCCGAGTACTTGAGTATGTCAACTCTAGGGAGGTTAAAGATGCAGTTAAGGAGAAAGACGCAGTTTATGATTCTCTCATATTTCCTTTTATCATATTGAAATCAAGTTCCCAGCAGTCATTGATAGTTAAACACTCAACCCTTGAAGTCTTTAGAAAAAGTTCAGGATTTTTCAGTTCCATCCAGCCGAAAGAGACGGTTTTGAGCTTCCCTAGGTTTGACAGTTTTGCGGGGTCAAACTTCTTGCATGCGCCAACTTTCAACGACTCAAGAGTTGCTAGATCATAGACGCTTTGTGGGATTTCAACAACCAACTCATCAAGGTTTACATCATGAAAGGTTCTCCACGCCGGGTTTGAGAAATCAAGAACCAAGTTCTTGACCCTTTTATGGACCGCGAACGCTATCAGGGACTCGATCACATCCAAGTAAGTCTTTGGATACGAGATAGATATCTCGAACCTTTGCTCATGGATTCTAGCGACCCAACGACGCACGTAATCAACGACACAATCCTATCCAAAGCATTTTTTATGGGATTTGTGTTGACAGAATGGCTCAAGAAGTCGGTTTCCTTGAAAGAAACATTCCTCGTCTCAAGGTAGACAAATCTTCACCGCTTGGAGAGGGCACATGTTTGAACACATTCCTTGAAAGACAAGCATGAAACTATGAGGACCAAAAGAACATAAGGTAGATTTGATATTCTGTCTGCTTGATCACTCGAATCCATTGTGGTAATCAAGAGAAAGTGGAGaattttgaaagaaaagagGTGTTTGCGGATTTGCATCTGATATGTTAGACGCTACAGAGACTGCTTATATATACACTCTTGATAGGTTGCATGATAGGGTTCTGTGAATCTAGTCATGATCTGTGAGGTGTCTCCAAAACAAAACTTCTATAAGTggtatttttttgaatatataaaccTATCTTTGATCTCCTGAGTCGAAAAAGTTTGCATGACCTGAGACTATAGATTTTCAATTCcagtttttcataaaaaaattcttattattatttttttcataaaccaatgaaaacttattaattaaataaactttttaacTACGAACCCTTCACCATGTTTAATTGGTAATGCCTCTTTGCCATTATTCAAACACCTAGAATAATTTTGAGGTTTTATCACAACTAATGCagtcttttcttttgaatataGAAATCTATCTTTCAGTTTGCATGACCTGAGAAGAAAGTGTATTGCTAGCAAAGTTATTAATCTGATGAACAAAGAGAACAAAATGTTTTGTGAacaaagagtgattaagttgcGAAACTTTGTCTTTAAGACATCTAAACAAATTCCAAATTGaagatatattttcttaaagccTTGCCATTAAATTGCCGTTTCATATTATTACCGTTAGTTTTGCCACTTAAAGTCGTGTCGTTAACCTGTCATTCCGTAACACTTCCATTAGCTTACCACTTTTCTCTTTGTTTGCCAATACTTAATAATAATGCTGGTATTTCAAAATAATGGGATTAATTTACAAACTGATTTCACAGTGACATTTCAAAGTGAGGCATTTCAGACAATTTCTTCATTAATATGTTGATTGCATTTAAATTCGAGTAAAAATATTATCGAGTATCGCAGCAATGCTCTTGTAGTACTCCATTACTTTAGTTGCATCCCCATCTCTTGCTGCATAATCCAGCTACAAATTTACAATTGAAAagtttttcatttaaaaaaaggaGTATGTATTTATTAGTTAGAGCGAAATGAAGAAATCTACCTTGGTGATAGTACTGAACAGAGATGAATAGAACGACCTAAGAAGAGGTCTATCCTTGGGAGGCTTTGCTTGGATGATTAAATACAAATCTTGTTTCATGTTTGATGCACTTCTTCTTATCTCTTTCCCTCCTTCTTTCCACCTCTTATTTTCTATCATTatctcttttatcttttttatattttccccATTTTTTCTTAATCCTTCCTATCAAAgataattcaaaatattatgaaaacttCACATCCCAAATGCTAagaaattaaacttttaaaaccCACAAGTATAAATATTATGTTAGTATGTTATAATCACTGGACCTTAGCCATCTCGACAGTGCGTACGGGCTCGGGTTGTGGTGCCAGGAAGCTGAAAAGGTCAGCAGCACTTGCGGAGGAAGAGCGTTTGAGGTCAAGGAGAAACAGTTGAGGGATTATTGTTCCTGAGACTGAGAGAAGAACGTCTCTTCGTATTCTTCTTGATGAATCAGTAGAGAATGTCAAGGTAGAAGCCGCAGTTTCTAGATGAGGATTTGGATTGTTAAAGGGACTAAAATGTTGTGGTGGTGGCTTTGAGAGTGCCATGTCTTTCTGTTTGAGTGAGCACAAATCAGGATTgtagaggagaagaagatagtGTTGAGGCTAAAATTGTAAGAAATAATGGAATGTCATTTTGTAGGTTTTATGCAAGATGGTATTTTTGCAAATTGaataataaaaggaaaatgcctcgaatgtttttttcaaCTTGTAGAAAGTATGAATTTTTCTACATATTTACTTGTTGATGTAATGATGATATTCAACTATATGAATCTTTAGCCATAAAAATctgccaaagaaaaaaaactagaattcaTGTGGAtgttaatatgtaaaaataattcaaaaaacataaaatatacgtAAGAACTCAAGATACACCAAAAGTAAAGTtaaaaacttattatttattctaaatactttttaaaatttcaaataatatacaTATTCTTGGCCAACTAAATTATCATTAACTCTAAATTATCTATTCTtttacatgaaacaaaaaaaaaactattttcagaTTTCGTCATGGTCACTGTctccatcttcatcatcatttgGGTTCGTAAACCTAAGTGCGTCACCTTCTTCGACTTCCCATTGCTTCTTCAGCGCACTGATCGCTCTGGAAGCAGCAGCTGCAATCGCCGGATTACTGTCTTCCGCGAGTCtctgtttttatattatttaaaagtcCCATAAAAAATGTTGCACGAATGATCATAATCAATATCATTTATCTTATTACCTGTAACGCTCCCATGCCTGCATTTCCCAACGTCCACATCGATGGCGCAGCTGCTAAGGCATTAGCCAACGCTTTCCTACACCACAGAGCATGTCAATGTTCTttgaatcaaaaaaattgatgcAACCTAAACACTACCCATGTTTTCCTACTTGAATGTTGTGTATTTATTTAACTTGTTTACCTTGTATTGACGTCTGGAGAGCTAGAGCATTCAGCCAATAGTGATGCACTACTTTTACCATCCATTGCATCGAGGTCGATCAGAGTAGTTACTAACAGTTCAAGCTGTCaaaaacccaaaagaaaaacaacaatttataaaaaggtTAGATACATTGTAACAGAGAAAGGTATCATAGATCTATGGACCGACCTCTTCAGGATCAGTGTAGTCAATTCCATCGGCTTCTGAGAGAGCTGATGCCATACTCTTGTAAGCTTCCTGTTTTAAAGGAAAAATCATCAGagagaataatattttaagaacAAGGCAATGTGTTTTCTAGTAAGTCAGGACCTCAATAGCAGATATGCTATCAGATGAAACTTCCCCTAGGAAAAACTCTAGAGCTTTTCCATTCTTCTCAAGCGATATGCGGTCCGTGGTACCAGTCTCGGATGTTACCCtattaaaatgacaactttTACTTTAgatcataaaataaaacaaaaaaaaaggtgtcAAGGATGTATGCTTCTTTCTTACAAGCTATCAACCATTTTTTGCACCATCATATCATGAATGTTCTTGATAAACTGCAACCAAAACAGGACACAGGAAGTGTAAGCATGGAAAATACATCAATACTGTAACAGATAAGACTTTGATATTACCTCTAAAGCCATTAATGCATCTTCCATTGCCCGTTGTTTAGCGCGGAAGTCCGCTCGCCTTAGATCAGCCTGGAAACAAAGGTAAATCTCTCAACCACTTTGCATATAACTTACCAAAAGCATACAGAAGATGAAACGCAAACCTCTAAGGCGCCGTCACTCCAATGCTTATCAGCAGCATTTTTCAACTTAGACTGGGctatgttttttaatatctaGGCACGTAAACCAAATAAGAAAAGGCCCAAGAATggtcgataaatatttaaatgaggCATACAGTGGCAATATGATGAAGGCGCTCGGCCTTTCTCTTGACATCCCGATCAATTTTCTCTGTATCTTCTCTTGCCCGAGCTACATAATAAACGCACAAGGCAGGATTACAAATAGAAACATCCTATATAGATAACTTTGTCTAAGAATGGTCCCTTTCAGTTTACCATCCAGTTTAAGGAACCCAGACCCAAGAATTGCAACGTCCTGACGTGCACGAGCATCAAGTCTCACAATGCCACTGAAAAGAACAGGAACATGGATCTCAACACATAAGAAACCTTTAAGATgtcatgtaataaataaattatttagctccttttgtataataaaaaaaaaattaccgaGAAAGAAGAACAAAGTCACTACGAGCTCTTTCATTAACAAACTTGGCATCATTGGACACATACTCCACCAGAACCTGGCTTGAGTTGCTTTTACTCCTTGGCATCACTTCCTTCTCAACTTCTTTTTGAACAGTTTTGGAGCTGAAGAAACATCACCATGAAACTTATCAGCTAGACAAAAACCAGAACTATTGAAAGGTAAGAGCAAATGGGCCAAACTTACTTGGGTAAATCAAGACAATCCTCATGAGGTTTAGTTTCCGTGTCTTGAGACTTGCCAAGAAAATACACTGTAGATGAAGATCTACGAGAAGTAACAAAAGTGAGAGGCTTTGTACAACAGAGGCCTTGTAATTCTTCAGCAGACGAACCCTTTATGGCGGGAAACGTTAACAGAACGCTTTGAGATCTTGAGACACTAGCCCTCTTCGCTAAAATGGGACTCCTAGGGACCACTTTGCTCACGTTAAGAGCCATTGAGATTATGAACCTAACACGTCTCTATAGATATCGAAAATACAAAGCCTTGTTACCTAGGAATTTCAACTAGATATCAAAATTGATTTACATATACTCTAGGCATCcagttttataaaaattttaagtgtTCACTTTAGCGAGACAACTTTGAAATTGTTTAAATTCTAGGAAGATTGTAAAGGATATCTGAAGACTCCAACATTAACAATACAGAATCGTAAAGACTGAATTTTGATGCAGAGGGatcgaaagagagagagagagagaggaagactAACCTTGTGAAATAGACGAACGAGAGAAGTGGAAAAGAGAAAATCAAAAGAGGGATAGGAGAAACATAGAGGGAGGAGGAGGATTATGGATGAGAGTGAAAATTGTAACCACAAGGGTTCCTTGTGGCCCAGTGTGagctaggggtgggcactttacccgaaatccgaagtggcacccgaacccgatccgaaaaatccgaaccgaaatccgaaccgaagtagcaaaatatccgaacgggtattaaattaggagagattggatatccgaacccgaacgggtaatatccgaacccaaatggatatccgaagataaccgaacatatgtataattaaccttatatttttaatttacatctttcattttatataaaatatttatattgatactacacatactttaaattcatatgatatatat is a genomic window of Brassica napus cultivar Da-Ae chromosome A2, Da-Ae, whole genome shotgun sequence containing:
- the LOC106419935 gene encoding psbQ-like protein 3, chloroplastic, translating into MALSKPPPQHFSPFNNPNPHLETAASTLTFSTDSSRRIRRDVLLSVSGTIIPQLFLLDLKRSSSASAADLFSFLAPQPEPVRTVEMAKEGLRKNGENIKKIKEIMIENKRWKEGGKEIRRSASNMKQDLYLIIQAKPPKDRPLLRSFYSSLFSTITKLDYAARDGDATKVMEYYKSIAAILDNIFTRI
- the LOC106392549 gene encoding senescence-associated protein AAF, chlorolplastic-like translates to MALNVSKVVPRSPILAKRASVSRSQSVLLTFPAIKGSSAEELQGLCCTKPLTFVTSRRSSSTVYFLGKSQDTETKPHEDCLDLPNSKTVQKEVEKEVMPRSKSNSSQVLVEYVSNDAKFVNERARSDFVLLSRGIVRLDARARQDVAILGSGFLKLDARAREDTEKIDRDVKRKAERLHHIATILKNIAQSKLKNAADKHWSDGALEADLRRADFRAKQRAMEDALMALEFIKNIHDMMVQKMVDSLVTSETGTTDRISLEKNGKALEFFLGEVSSDSISAIEEAYKSMASALSEADGIDYTDPEELELLVTTLIDLDAMDGKSSASLLAECSSSPDVNTRKALANALAAAPSMWTLGNAGMGALQRLAEDSNPAIAAAASRAISALKKQWEVEEGDALRFTNPNDDEDGDSDHDEI